Genomic window (Rubeoparvulum massiliense):
TCAGGCCCATTAGGAGGCGATCAGCAGATTGGCTCTATGGTGGCTCAGAATGAGCTGGATCTGGTGATTTTTTTCCGCGATCCATTAACAGCGCAGCCCCATGAACCGGATATTCTAGCCTTACTACGGCTATGTGATGTGTATGGCATCCCCCTTGCCACCAATGTGGCCTCTGCAGAGATTATGATCCGTGCCTTGGATCGCGGTGAGCTCAATTGGCGTGAAGTGGTTCATAAGTATCGTAATGAGATGCTTGCTAAGGAGTAAGCCATTCGACATGGCTCTC
Coding sequences:
- a CDS encoding methylglyoxal synthase, which produces MNIALIAHDRKKDEMVNFAIAYEPLLQKQTLYATGTTGLRIMEQTKLKVNRKMSGPLGGDQQIGSMVAQNELDLVIFFRDPLTAQPHEPDILALLRLCDVYGIPLATNVASAEIMIRALDRGELNWREVVHKYRNEMLAKE